A genomic segment from Bacteroidia bacterium encodes:
- a CDS encoding succinate dehydrogenase/fumarate reductase iron-sulfur subunit, whose translation MNLTLKVWRQKNSKEAGNFVTYNLKDISPDMSFLEMFDVLNEDLIAKGQEPVAFDHDCREGICGMCSMYINGRAHGPQSGTTTCQLHMRHFSDGETIVVEPWRASPFPVIKDLVVDRTPFDKIISAGGFVSINTGNAQDANTIPVPKQDADNAFSAAACIGCGACVASCKNASAMLFVSAKVSQLALLPQGAVEREDRVLNMVKVMDEEGFGNCTNTGSCEAECPKGISLENIARMNREYLLANAKK comes from the coding sequence ATGAATCTTACACTGAAAGTCTGGAGACAGAAAAACAGCAAGGAAGCCGGAAATTTTGTCACCTATAACCTTAAAGATATTTCTCCGGATATGTCCTTTCTGGAAATGTTCGATGTACTCAATGAGGACCTCATTGCCAAAGGACAGGAGCCCGTTGCATTTGACCACGACTGCCGGGAGGGAATCTGTGGTATGTGCAGTATGTATATCAACGGAAGAGCGCACGGACCGCAGAGCGGAACCACCACCTGCCAGCTTCATATGCGCCATTTCTCCGACGGCGAAACAATAGTAGTGGAACCCTGGAGAGCCAGCCCCTTTCCCGTGATAAAGGACCTGGTAGTAGACCGTACACCATTTGATAAGATCATCTCAGCGGGCGGTTTTGTTTCAATCAACACAGGAAATGCCCAGGATGCCAACACTATTCCGGTACCCAAACAGGATGCGGACAATGCATTTTCTGCTGCCGCCTGCATCGGTTGCGGCGCCTGTGTGGCTTCTTGTAAAAATGCCTCGGCCATGCTTTTTGTGTCGGCCAAAGTTTCACAGCTTGCACTGCTTCCGCAAGGTGCAGTAGAGAGAGAAGACAGGGTACTGAATATGGTGAAGGTGATGGACGAGGAGGGTTTTGGGAACTGTACGAACACCGGAAGCTGCGAAGCAGAATGTCCGAAGGGTATTTCTCTGGAAAATATTGCACGGATGAACCGTGAATATCTTCTGGCTAACGCTAAAAAGTAG